The region AACTTAGCCTTTACAGAACCTAAGTTTAATACATCATCAGTAGAACCATCGATTTGTTTACCATTTAAATCTACAGTAGCGATTACGTTATCTACTTTCTTAGCAGATGCATACATAATAGCTTCCCAGTTTTGTCCTTCTTGTAACTCACCGTCTCCCATAAGAACATAAACAAGATGGTTATCTTTATTTAATTTCTTAGCTTGAGCAGCTCCTAATGCTACAGATAACCCTTGCCCTAATGAACCAGATGCCATACGCACTCCTGGTAAATTATCATGCGTACATGGATGTCCTTGTAAACGTGTATTGATTTTTCTGAAAGTAGCAAGTTCACTTACTGGAAAATATCCACTACGTGCTAATACGCTATAAAATACTGGTGAAATATGTCCATTAGATAAGAAGAAGATATCTTCATCTGTACCGTCCATATTAAACCCTTCTTTTCTATCCATTAACTTTTGATA is a window of Myroides oncorhynchi DNA encoding:
- a CDS encoding transketolase yields the protein MKPNTQQLTELTTQVRRDILRMVHAVSSGHPGGSLGCAEFLVTLYQKLMDRKEGFNMDGTDEDIFFLSNGHISPVFYSVLARSGYFPVSELATFRKINTRLQGHPCTHDNLPGVRMASGSLGQGLSVALGAAQAKKLNKDNHLVYVLMGDGELQEGQNWEAIMYASAKKVDNVIATVDLNGKQIDGSTDDVLNLGSVKAKFEAFDWEVIEIAKGNDIDSIVAGYEEAKAKSGKGKPVCVLLHTEMGNGVDFMMNTHAWHGKAPSDAQLEEAFKQNPESSFGDY